From the genome of Papaver somniferum cultivar HN1 chromosome 2, ASM357369v1, whole genome shotgun sequence, one region includes:
- the LOC113350871 gene encoding uncharacterized protein LOC113350871, producing MTLEASMKLLSQSVVQSNQKFDDFILLSQRNQQNSDRAIANLETQISQLSNRLNDREDRTFPSQTTPNPKGVNQGNRSGSSNHNEHVKAVITLRSGKTLENSVEPPKDSSPTENETEVDQTLSKEPNGPESAKSPSEEDIPERVYIPPAPFPQRLAKKKPSTYAEILDIFKQVKINLPLLDAIKHVPAMAKFLKDMCTVKRDASVHKKTFLTQQVSSIFSQKYPIKFKDPVCPTVTCVIGKQTIDNALLDLGASVNLSTFSVYEQLGLGEMKPTRITLQLADRSVKIPRGIIEDVLVQVENFIYPVDFVILDTQPVSSQDINIPIILGRPFLSTANAVIHCQTGLVEFSFGNQKISVNVSKALQPPPDPEHYDSICMIDSLVENTFTTNSVNDPLEACLPHFGDYYDEDSHFEEVNALLDSAPVMNYVKWKRKP from the coding sequence ATGACTTTAGAGGCATCTATGAAACTTTTGTCCCAAAGTGTTGTTCAGAGTAACCAAAAATTCGATGATTTTATCTTGTTGAGTCAGCGTAACCAACAAAATAGCGACCGAGCTATAGCCAACTTAGAGACTCAAATAAGTCAACTTTCGAACCGGTTAAATGATAGGGAGGACAGGACATTTCCTAGCCAAACGACTCCAAACCCTAAAGGAGTTAACCAGGGTAATAGATCAGGTAGTTCTAACCACAATGAGCATGTCAAAGCAGTTATCactcttaggagtggtaaaactctAGAGAACTCGGTAGAACCACCCAAGGATAGTAGTCCAACTGAAAATGAGACTGAAGTTGACCAAACTTTGTCTAAGGAACCTAATGGGCCTGAGAGTGCTAAGAGTCCAAGTGAGGAAGATATTCCTGAGAGAGTGTATATACCACCTGCACCATTTCCTCAGAGACTAGCTAAGAAAAAGCCTAGTACATATGCTGAAATCCTAGACATCTTTAAGCAAGTTAAGATCAACCTGCCTTTGTTAGATGCAATCAAACAtgtaccggctatggccaagttcTTAAAAGACATGTGCACCGTCAAGAGAGACGCTAGTGTCCATAAAAAGACATTTTTGACCCAACAAGTTAGTTCCATATTCTCACAAAAGTACCCAATCAAATTTAAAGATCCTGTTTGTCCTACTGTCACATGTGTCATAGGTAAACAAACCATAGACAATGCTCTATTAGATCTTGGGGCTAGTGTGAATCTTTCAACTTTCTCGGTATATGAACAACTTGGACTAGGGGAGATGAAACCAACTAGGATAACACTACAATTAGCCGATAGGTCAGTCAAAATTCCACGTGGAATTATTGAAGACGTTTTGGTTCAGGTAGAAAACTTTATCTATCCAGTTGACTTTGTGattttagacactcaacctgtctcTAGTCAAGATATCAATATCCCAATTATCCTAGGTCGTCCGTTTCTATCCACTGCAAATGCAGTCATACATTGTCAAACTGGCCTAGTAGAATTTTCTTTTGGGAATCAGAAAATCTCGGTGAACGTTTCTAAAGCGTTACAACCCCCACCGGACCCTGAACACTATGACTCCATATGCATGATTGATTCTCTAGTTGAGAATACCTTTACCACTAATAGTGTTAATGATCCTTTAGAGGCGTGCTTGCCCCACTTCGGagactattatgatgaggatagtcatTTTGAAGAAGTTAATGCGTTGTTAGACTCTGCACCAGTAATGAATTATGTAAAATGGAAGCGTAAACCATAA